From the genome of Salvelinus namaycush isolate Seneca chromosome 10, SaNama_1.0, whole genome shotgun sequence, one region includes:
- the LOC120054669 gene encoding zinc transporter ZIP3-like: protein MELVVAKVLCLLGVFALMLAGILVPVRLMIQVDYEKAQRYRKALALCNSFGGGVFLATCFNALLPAVRDKVDEVLKLVNITTDYPLAETMMMLGFFLTVFVEQAVLTFKKEKPSFIDLETFNARGSEAGSDSEYEAPFISPTRGSPVGRHHHHGHHHGHLSPTELARAGPLRLASLVLALSAHSVFEGLALGLQEDGAKLGSLFLGVGIHETLAAVALGVSVAKAALPMRDAIKLGVTVSLMIPIGIGLGMCINSAQNLAGSIASVVLQGLAAGTFLFVTFFEILSRELEDKHDRLLKVLFLILGYGVLAGLMFIKW from the exons ATGGAGCTTGTAGTGGCCAAGGTCCTTTGCCTTCTGGGAGTGTTTGCCCTCATGTTGGCTGGGATTCTTGTCCCAGTGCGACTCATGATTCAGGTGGACTATGAAAAAGCACAAAGGTACAGGAAGGCTCTTGCACTCTGCAATTCTTTTGGAGGGGGTGTATTTCTGGCCACTTGCTTCAATGCTCTTTTGCCTGCCGTACGAGACAAG GTGGATGAGGTCCTTAAACTGGTGAATATCACCACAGACTACCCACTGGCAGAGACCATGATGATGCTGGGCTTCTTCCTCACAGTCTTTGTGGAGCAGGCAGTGCTCACCTTCAAGAAGGAGAAGCCATCTTTCATTGACCTGGAAACGTTCAACGCAAGGGGCTCAGAGGCTGGTAGCGACTCTGAGTACGAAGCTCCATTCATCTCCCCCACCCGGGGCTCCCCTGTGGgccgccaccaccaccatgggcaTCACCATGGACACCTCAGCCCCACCGAGCTGGCCAGAGCTGGGCCTCTACGGCTGGCCAGCCTGGTCCTGGCTCTCTCTGCCCATTCTGTGTTTGAGGGACTGGCGCTGGGCCTCCAGGAGGACGGGGCCAAGCTTGGAAGCCTCTTCCTGGGGGTGGGCATCCACGAGACCCTGGCTGCTGTGGCTCTGGGGGTGAGTGTTGCCAAAGCTGCTTTGCCCATGAGGGATGCCATCAAACTGGGTGTGACGGTCAGCCTCATGATCCCCATTGGCATCGGACTGGGCATGTGCATCAATAGTGCCCAGAACCTGGCAGGCAGTATTGCATCGGTGGTGCTCCAAGGCCTGGCTGCTGGTACTTTCCTCTTTGTCACCTTCTTTGAGATCCTGTCTCGGGAGCTGGAGGATAAACATGACAGACTGCTTAAGGTGCTCTTTCTCATACTGGGCTATGGTGTTCTAGCAGGCCTAATGTTCATCAAATGGTGA